A region of the Mesorhizobium shangrilense genome:
CCCGAAGCATTTGAACAGGTACTTTTCAGTTGGATCAGCGAGAAGGTCGGCAACTGAGACAAGATAGCTTCTGACAGGCCCCTTGTTCTGAGACCCCGAAAGATTGAGTCCATGGTCGCATCCGCAGTTCTTAAGCCCGACTTGTCCGAGCCCATACTGACGCTCGATGGCGTCAGCATAGGTCTGGTGATCGGTGGACATACAAAACGTCTCGTCGAAGACATCTCTCTGACGCTTCACAGAAACGAAATTCTGTGTCTGGTTGGTGAGTCAGGATCGGGCAAAACCCTCACCGCGCGCGCGCCAATTGCACTGTATTCGTCGCAGGCGCTCTCCGTCACCGGCGGCCGCATACTCTACGACGGGGAAGAGCTTACTCGACTCACAAAAGGCCGCATGCGCTCGATCCGCGGCGCAAAAATCGCAATGATTTTTCAGGAGCCAATGACCGCGCTCAATCCGCTAATGCGAGTTGGCGAACAGGTCGAAGAGATAATGATCGCTCACGGCCGAGGTTCGCAGGGTGAACGCAGGAAGCGGGTCCTTGAACTGTTCGAGGAGGTTCGGCTACCAAATCCCGAAAAGGCACTCGACGCCTTTCCGCACCAGCTTTCCGGTGGTCAGCGTCAGCGTGTCATGATCGCGATGGCGTTGGCATTGGACCCCGATGTGCTGCTGGCTGATGAACCAACGACGGCGCTCGATGTGACGACGCAGAAGCAGATTCTCTCGCTGATCAAGTCCCTGCAGGCGCGACACGGGACGGGGATACTGTTCATTACGCACGACTTCGGCGTTGTCTCCGAAATCGCCGATCGTGTGATCGTCATGCAGCACGGCAAACTGATTGAGCAAGGGGCATGTGATCAGGTTCTGAAAGCGCCGACGCATGCCTACACGAGACACCTCATCGCTGCGATACCACATGCGCACGGGGCCGGCAAGGAGCGCCCGTCGGGACCGAGCATTCTTGAGGCCAGCAATATTAGAAAGACGTATGTGTCGCAAGGAACGTTCTCGAACAAGTCTATCGAAAAACATGTCCTGTTCGATGTCTCCACGGAGGTGCGACAGGGGGAAACCTTTGGAATTGTCGGAGAATCCGGCTCTGGTAAGACGACGCTCGGGCGCATACTGGCCGGCCTCCTGCCGCATGATGCCGGGCAGGTTTTGTTTTGCGGCAAGGAGATCGGCACATCTAATGCTGAACGACGCGAGTTCAGGAAGAAGGTTCAGATCATCTTCCAGGATCCATATGGATCGTTGAACCCACGACGTCGCGCTTGCGAACTGATCGCCGCCGGACCTGTTGCGATGGGCGCAAGTCGTGACGAGGGTCGCAACATCGCGACCCGAATGCTCGACATGGTCGGGTTGCCGCCGGAGGCGATCGATCGCTGGCCGCACGAGTTTTCAGGGGGGCAGCGGCAGCGCATTGCCATAGCGCGTGCTTTGGCCATGAAGCCCGAGCTCATCATCGCAGATGAAGCGACTTCGGCACTTGATGTCTCGGTACAGGCGCAAGTTCTTGAGCTTCTAAAAGACCTGAAGAAACAGCTGGGCCTGACACTTGTGCTCATAACTCACGACTTGCGGCTCGCAGCCGGCATCTGCGAAGGCGTCGCCGTCATGAAGGACGGACGCATTGTCGAACAGGGCAGCATAGCGTCCGTATTCGGAAACCCGGAGCATGCCTACACCCGGGAACTTCTGTCGGCGGTGCCGGGCAGGGATAGGCCGCTCAGATCCACAATCCAAAGACAAGACGATTAGGAGGAGAAACCGATGACTTACAGAATTGCCAGAAGATCACTTTTGCTGGGCGCTTCCTCGATCGCCACGCTGACTGCCTTCGGCTCACGCCCGTCCCTCGCAAGGCTGGGCGGGGAGATTACCGTTGTACACAACATCGAACCGCGCTCACTGGTCGGTGCGCTGGGCGGCGGCTCGACCGTGGCAGAACATTCGGCCAAGTTGCACGATTCACTTTTTTTTCACAACGGCACCGACATCGAGCCGCGCCTCGGAACCGAGGTGAGAAACACTGCAGACGCCTTGGAGTTCACCGTCAGACTCCAAGAAGGCGTGACTTGGCATGATGGTCAGCCCTTTACGTCGGCCGATGTTGCATTCACGGCTTTGGAAATCTGGAAGCCCCTGTCGGGCAATGTCGCGTACCGGCGGATCGCATCGGTTGAAACACCTGACGATCTGACGGTGGTGTTCAAGATGAGCGAACCCGTTTCGCCGGAGTTTTTCATGAACTCCATTAGCTCCGGCTTTGGTCAGGTAATACCCAAGCACATCTATGAAGGAACCGACTATCATGCCAATCCGGCAAATAAGGCGCCGGTCGGTACCGGGCCGTTTATGTTCAAGGAGTGGAAAGCCGGCCAGTACCTAATATATGAACGTAATCCGAGATATTACCGCGACGGATTCCCCTACGCCGACCGTATTCTCTATCGTTTCGAGAAGAGTGAAGCCAACGTCGCCGCCGTTCTGGAAAGTGGCGAAGCAGATGTCTCGGTGCGCAATGCGGTACCGTTGAGCGACATCGAGCGGCTTAAGACCATGGAAGGGCTTTCGGTCACGTCTGAAGGAAACGATGCGGTCGCCGGGTTCTTGCACATGGAGTTGAACACCCGCCGAGAGGCGACCGGGAAATCGGAGGTGCGCCAGGCCATCGCACATGCGCTCGACATGCGGGCGCTAATCGACATTGTCTATCTCGGCTATGCTCGGCCAGTATCAGGCCCACTGCCCAATGGCTCGGTCTATCGCAAGCGTGGGCTGCCGGCCTATGAGTTCGACCCGGCCAAGGCCGAGGCAATGCTCGACGTGGCCGGTTATCCGCGCGGTGCCAACGGCATACGGTTAACGCTCGATTTCGTATGCGCCACCTGGTACCCGGCGACGCGCCAGGCCGGCGATGTCGTACGCCAGCAGCTGTCCGACGTCGGTATCGAGACAAATCTCGTGACACCAGATTTTGGCGGCATGGTTACACGTGTTTACAAGGACTACGACTACGACATCGCGTTGTCGAATTCGGCACATTTTTCTGACCCCGGTCTCACAACCTTCGATTGGTACTGGTCAAAGGCCGCCATCCCTGGCGTACCTTTCCGCAATACGATGGGATACATGAACCCGGAGCTAGATGCAGCGATTGAAACCGCGCTATCGACGGGAGATGCAGATGCCCGCCGGGCAGCGATCGACAAGTTCCAGGATCTAGCCGTGCAGGATCTGCCGCTGATTCCGCTCGCGGAAACGACGATCTTCACCGTATACCGCTCGGACCTGCAGAATGTTGCAGACAACCCGCAGTGGAGCCAAACGAGCTGGGACAACGTTGGCCGCGACATCTAGCTGAGGACAGACAATACGCGCGGATGGAGAGCTTTGCTCCACCGTGCACTTTCTGAAAAACCAACATGATCCGAATCGTAAATGCACTTTTATTGCGCGTTTTCAACGCGCTCCCGGTACTTATCGGTGTGGTTACACTGACCTTTTTCCTGCTGCAGCTCGCTCCAGGCGACATTGTCGACGTTTATGCAGCTGAGACCAATCTTGCGGACCCAGGTGAGCTTGAACGCCTGCGCAGGGAATACGGTCTGTATCAACCCATCTGGCTGCAGTATTTATCATATCTGGCTGGAAGCCTGACGTTCGACTTCGGTTTCTCGCTCCGCGAAGGTGCGCCCGTAATCGAGATGATTCTTGATCGCCTTCCGGCCACCTTGCTGCTGAATTTCCTGGCCCTGACTTTCGCCTTCATAGTTGGCGTGACGCTGGGCACTCTGGCGGCATTGCGCGTTGGTACCTGGGCTGACGCTGCTCTGTCCGTCCTCATGATAGTGTTTTTTGCAGCGCCGAGCTTCTGGGTCGGCCTGATGTTCATCGTTGTCTTTTCGGTCAACTTTGGCTGGCTCCCGGTTTCAGGGATGGTCACCGTTGGCGCGGAGTATGGCATGCTCGGCTATTTGTGCGACGTGGCGCTTCACCTCATCCTTCCGACTCTCGCGCTGGGGCTATTCTATGCATCGATGTTTGCTCGCGTAATGCGAGCATCAGTTCTCGAAGTGCACGGAATGGACTTCGTGCAGACCGCAGAGGCGAAAGGACTACGCGGCGGGCGGATTGTGCTGAAGCACATCCTGCCGAATGCGATCCTGCCAGTCGTCACGCTGTTGGGTTTGAATGTGGGCACCGCACTCGCGGGCTCGGTCGTGATCGAAAGCGTATTCTCATGGCCAGGCATCGGATCAATGCTGTTCAGTGCCGTTCAGGCGCGCGACATACCGATCGTTACCGGCATCCTGTTCCTTTCAACATTCCTCGTCATCGTAGCCAACATTCTGGTCGATCTTTTCTATGTCTGGATCGATCCCAGGATCGAAGTCTGAAAGAGCGCGAACGAAATGAACCAACTGTTCCTCGCCTTCTCCAGAAACCGCGCCGCACTATTCGGGTGCGGCATCGTAGCGCTCGTTGTCGTGACCGCGCTGCTTGCGCCGGTGATTTATCCCAGCGATCCCCTTCGCATCGTCACCCGGCCGGGCCTTTGGCCATTCACGGATCCGCGCTATCCGCTCGGAAGTGACGCGCTTGGCCGGGACATCGCTGCCGTCATGGCCTACGGGGCACAAAATGTACTCTTCATTTCGATGGGTGCGAGCCTGCTGGCGACGCTCATTGGTGTGGTGATAGGGGCAATTGCAGGCTACAATGGCGGTGTGGTCGATAAGGTGCTGATGCGCCTCACCGAGATTTTTCAGACCATCCCAAACTTGATCTTCTTAATTGTGATTGTCACTGTCCTGGGACCCAAGATGCACAACGTCCTAATCGGCATCGGTTTGGTGACGTGGACCGGCATTGCACGGCAAACACGCGGCCAGTTTCTTGCAATCAAAGCTCGCGACTTCGTTCAGGCAAGCCGGGCCGTCGGAATGTCCGATTTTGCAATTGCCACTCGGGAAATGTTGCCGAACGCCCTGCCGCCGGTGGTTATTCTCAGTTCGCTTCTGGTAGCCGGCGCCGTGTTGTTCGAAAGTGCGCTGTCATTTCTCGGTCTGACCGATCCAGATGTAGCAACCTGGGGGCGACTTATTGGCGAGGGGCGCTCACTCCTTCGAACATCGTGGTACGTCACGGCTATTCCCGGCATCGCCATATTCTTTACCGTCCTTGCCCTGAACCTGATTGGAGATGGGCTCAATGACGCGATGAACCCAAGGCTTCGCAAGCGCCAATAGCGTCCACGATCGAACAAACCAGGCGCACCAGGAGGTGCGCCTGCCCGGCTAACCTACGCTCTTCCCCTCAGCAAGTCGCCGACCGACAAAATAGTCGGTGAGACCCGCTGAGCAGCGAGTTTCATCAAGAGCACATTGGATCAACGCAGAGCCGGTTGAAGACGAGCAGCGCTACGGGTCATCTTTTTTCAGTGCTAGAGCGGCGGGCTTGTAGTCGGACGCATAGCCTGGGGCCGCGTGCCTACGATCGATCTCGATAGTTTGACGGTCCAAAAGGTGGATGGCGTAAGCCTCTAATGCCACACGCTCGTTTCGATAGGAATCGCTTGCGCATGACCGCATCTAGACAAGGAAACAGGACCGCTTAGTGACCGACTCGAGCGCGATTGCGTGCATGACTAGCAAACCGATCGCGAAGAGGGCCGCACGTGCGATCGCCTTTTTTTGCTCTCGGCCTAGCGCGAATCCTGCGCACTCGCGCGCCACCTGGATCGCCTCTTCCTGGAACAGCTTGCGCAGGTGTTGCTATTGGGTGCTTTGCGCACGAGGTACGCAGGGAAGTATTCGCCGTGCTGAAGTGCGGGCAACGGTGCGGTAGCCATTGGAGACACCAAATGAAGATAATTGGCTCGCGCCAGCTTGTAGGGCGTCTAACACTGTTTGCCGCACTTGCATCATTTTTTGCACTAAGCCAGGCGTTTCGCACGCTGCCGAGCATCATTTTGCCCGCGCTCGCCGACGAGTTTGACGCCAGCCCAGCCGCGCTGGCGAAAATCGGAATGATATTCCACATTTCATTCGCTTTGCTTCAGCTGCCCTGCGGGATTGCATTGGACCGCTTTGCACTGAGATCGGTATTCACGCTTGCTCTGACGATAGTCGTCCTGGGAGCGTTGGTTTCGGCATACGCAGGCTCTATTGAAGAGCTGTATGCCGGACAACTGTTGCTTGGGGCAGGGTGTGCGCCCGCATTGGTGGGCGCGATGGTGCAGATCGCCCGTACGGAGCCTCCACAGTCGTTCCCGTTCCTTATCGGTATGGTCATGAGCGTTGGCAGCGTTGGAATCCTAGCTACGTCGGCTCCCTTTGCGTGGCTCGTATCAGTCTGCTCATGGTCCGCGACATTCTTCGTTTTAGGTTCTGCCACCGTAGTGGTCCTCATCCTTTCCACGGCGATCTTACCGGCGTGCAATGCCAACCAACGGCCCAACGCATTGTCACAAGCAAAGGGGTCTCGTCGGCTTCTCCGTGAACCTGCGCTTTGGGGCCTCTTGACCGTTGCCTTTGTGAGCTATTCAAGTGTGCTGACGATCCGCGCGTTGTGGATAGTACCGCTTTTCAGAGATCGGTACGAGTTATCGCTTAACGCAACTGGTGGCATCGCGTTTGTGTTTTCCCTGGCAATCGCGTTTTCCCCCATGTTTATGGGCTGGATCGCCCGTCGTGGTGCAAACCTGAACGTGGCGGTCCTCACAGCTGGAATTGCGATCGCGGCATCAAGCGCCCTGCTTGGCGCTCAACTACCCCTTGGGATGGCCGCTGACATCGCATTGGTGTTGCTGCTGGGTCTGATGTCGGCAATCAACATTCAGATCTATTCCATTGCAAAAAGCACAACGATTCGCAGTGGCGAGGGTCGGCTGCTCTCCTTGGTGAACCTTGCTACCTTTGCCGGAATCGCCTTCGCGCAGTGGGGAAGCGGTGTGGTTGGTGACGCCGCGCTCTCGGCCGGGATGAACTACGCTAATGTGATCTGTCTTGCGATCGCCTCCTTTTGTCTAATCGGCGTGTCGATTTTTGCCTTTCTGCCAAAGCTCCGAAACGAGACCAACGGTCCCAAGAACTGAGCATTCCCGCAATCGTGTGTGTTTCTGCCATCGCCGATGCGGCCATGGCGTTGGTCCATTCGCGCACCAGCTGCCCCGAATGACTATTCGAGCCCAATTCGCCCATCTTCGAACCGCTCCTGACTACCTGACTGCCCCGTCTTGCGCGACACTGATGTGACAGCATAGATCGAGGTAAGCGCGTTGGAGCAGCATTTTAGGAACCGGTCGGAGCTTGGTTCGCTTGCATTTCCGCGGACCAGATTGGCTCATCTCCCCACGCCATTTGAGCGGCTCGATAGACTTCGCGATGCACTTGGACCGCACGCACCGGAGATATGGATCAAACGTGACGATTGCACTGGGCTTGCCACCGGAGGAAACAAGACGCGCAAGCTCGAATTCCTGATCGGACAAGCGCTCTCCGAAGGAGCCGATACGGTTATCACGGTTGGAGCGGTGCAATCGAATCATGTCCGACAGACAGCTGCAGCTGCTGCCCGGACAGGCCTCCGCTGCGAGGCAATACTGATGACGGCCGTGGCGCGAAACGATGTCGCCTATACAAGCTGCGGAAATATTCTTTTGGATCGCCTGTTCGGCGCCAACATTCACAGCGTCGAACCTGCCCAGGTGGACGTATTCGCCTCTGATCTTGTCGAGCGTCTGAAATCTGCGGGGCGTACTCCCTACCTCGTGCCATATGGTGGATCTTCGGCGATTGGCGCCTTGGGATATGTCGAGGCCTTTTGCGAGATAGCTTGCGAGAACAAGGGTAAGCCGGTTGCTGCAATCGTGCACGCATCGTCGTCTGGTGCCACGCAAGCTGGGCTTAGTGTCGGCGCTGAGCGCGAAGGCAGCGACACGCGCATCCTGGGCGTGAATGTCTTGAAGCCGCGCGTGCACGACCTGCACGAGGATGTAAGAAGGCAGGTCCGCGAGCTCGCACAAATCCTCTCGGTCAACGAGGATAGCGCTGCCAACCGGGTCGAGATGGTCGATGGATATCTCGGATCGGCATATGGCGAACCAACCCCGTTGATGGTGGAGGCCCTCACGCTTGCTGCGAGGACCGAGGGCTTGGTGCTTGATCCCGTCTATTCCGCTAAAGCGTTTGCAGGGCTGCTCGGCGAAGTCCGGCGTGGCCGCTTCGCGTCAGATGAAAAGGTCATCTTCCTGCATACCGGCGGTGCAGTTGCGCTGCACGCCTACCCGGACCTCTTTCCATCAACCGAATCCACCGCGTTCTCGTAAGAGTCAGGCGAGATGCCTGAAGGTATCGTGGCGCAGGCACGACTTTGCCTGGACAATGTAGAAGCGGTGTTGAAAGCACGAAACGCGTCTGTGGAAGAAGCTATCAAAGTGGTGCTGTTTCTCAACGATTATTGCGCACTTCGCCGCCGTCAACGAGAGTTATGCTCGTCGATTCCAGGAGCCCTATCCGGTGCGTACGCTAATCAGCTGGCCTGTTTGCCAAAGAGGGCCACTCATTGAGATCGAAGTAACGCGAGCCAATCATAGACCCGCTTTCTTGCGTGCGTCGTTCTAGGTGTGAAGCGGTCCCGTCCGTGCCGAGCGGCGTCAACAATGATCACCTGGAATTAAGCTGCACCTGCACCGCACGAGATCGCGACGCTTCCGAGTGACCGTCCTCGTGTTTTGTTTTGGCACTGTGACGGTTCTGCTAATCTGCTTTGATGGAACCGACCCGAAGCGTACCAGTGCTTATTGATCAATCTGAGTGCCTCGCGGCAGGTTCAGCGCGGCTTGGCGGTCGTGTCGAGTTTGATATCATGCACGCGCGGGATCTGGGCGCGGTATCGGTTCTCACGCTGGCCTATAGGTCCCCCCGGCCGCAGTTGCTTTCTTTCCAGCACCAGCCCGGATTGCATGTGCATTTTCGGTTGGCGGGTACCGGTCGTTACAGGGTAAACGGGTCGGACACCATAAACGGCGGTCGAACCCAGTTGCAGGTCTTTTACGCAAGAAACAGCTGGACAAAAGAGGTCTTCGAGCGCGGAGGCAGTAATTCGCTTTCCGTTCTGTTCAGTGTACCAGCAATACGCACGCAAGGTTTCCTTAAGGATCACGATCTCGGCCCCCTCGATACGCTGAGCAACGGGTTTGTCCATCTTCACCGCGCCCTGGGCCCGGAGCTTGCGCGCGAGCTGAGCCAGGCTACACAGATGTGCGATGACGGGGTCGATGGCCTGCTCAAACAAGCCCGGTTGCTGAAGGCATTGGCCGAGAGCTTCTCTGCGATACGCAGAATTGATGATGTCGTGGCCGGCACCTACCGCGTGCGGCGCGCCGACCGGGAGCGTATTGCTGACGTGAGGATATATTTAGAGCGCACGCTCGACGCAGATCATAAGGTGGAGCTTCTGGCACAGCGTGCCAACATGAGCGCAAGCCGCTTCAAAGGCGTCTTTCGTGCAGTGACCGGTCAGCCGGTGCGATCGTGGCTTCGGCAGCGCCGTATGGAGAAAGCGGCCGAACTTCTTGCCCAAAACGTAACCGTGGCCGAGGTTGCCACTGCGGTGGGCTACGCGCATTTCGGTCATTTTGCACGCGTGTTTCGTGACACTTATGGCCTAAATCCCGGCGACTACCGGTGCGGTACCAAAGGCACCGATGACGCTGGCTCACATAACTACGACCTTTAGAAAGCACATCCTTCTCCTTTAAGACCAAAGCGACGAATGTTGGTCCGTTTGTGACTTCGTGCTCGCGACAGTTTGGGGAACTCTGTGCCGTTCAACGAGACGGCAATTTGAGAGCGCTGCAACGACGCGGCGATGTTCCCGCAACGCGGCTGGACAAAGAACCAGCTGCGAGCAATTCAATCGGAGGCTAAGGATGCTTGAGGGAAACCTGCTGAACCGGGACGATCTGCTTGAGCTGACCGTTCTTCGACGTGACCTTCACAGGCATCCGGAACTTCTTTACGACCTGCCGCGCACGTCGGGAAAAGTAGCCGACGAACTGTCAGCGATCGGATGTGACGAGATTCGCCGCGAATTCGGTGAAACGGGCGTTGTCGCGACTATCCGGGGAAGTAAAGGCGGCGGTCGCATGATTGGTTTGAGGGCCGATATGGATGCGCTACCTATCTCCGAAACGACAGGAGCCGAATGGCAGTCGGAAAGGCAGGGACTCATGCACGCGTGCGGGCATGACGGACATACGTCAACCCTCCTTGGTGCTGCGAGGGTTCTAGCCCGACATCGCGACTTCGAGGGGACCGTGGTACTGATCTTTCAACCGGCAGAAGAGGGCGGCGCCGGTGCAAAACGAATGATCGACGACGGCTTTCTCGACGCATTTCCACTGAATGAAGTTTACGGGATGCACAATCTGCCGGGGCTGGACGTCGGCTCGTTCGCAATAACGGCAGGCCCAGCGATGGCTTCGATTGATTCGATTTCTGTAACCTTGAAAGGGCGAGGTGGACACGCAGCCTCTCCTCATCTTTGCGACGATGTGATCGTCGCGATGGGAGCCTTGGTTCAGGGCCTGCAAACGATCGTGGCACGGAGGAAGGAAGCGATCCGCCCGGCTCTTCTCTCGCTTACTAGCCTTAGCGGCGGGAACGCATTCAACGTGATGCCTGAGGCCGTCACGGTCGTTGGAACCAGTCGTTGCCTTGATGAGGGCGTTAGAGGGCTGATCGAGCAGCGGTTGCGCCTCATGGCTGAATCCGTCGCGGCTGCACATGAAATAGCGGCTGAGGTTGTCTACGAGCGGCTTTACCCTGTTACCGTGAACGAGCTTGCCTGCACGGCAAATGCCGTGAGGGCTGCAAGTGCGGTATCGGGGCAAGGACGGGTCAATGCGGAGCTACCGCCAACAATGGCGGGAGAAGATTTCGCCTTTTTTCTTCAGCATGTTCCTGGTGCCATGATCCGATCCGGAAATGGGCCGAGCAAACCCCTTCACAATCCCGGCTATGATTTCAACGACGCTGCACTAGAGCCTGGTATCGCCTTCTGGAACGCCCTAGTTGCAGATCGTCTGGGAGGAAATGCGTGAGCTGAGAAGTCGTTCTCCTTCAGAATCCAAACGACGCCGCCCACATCCGCGAAGCCGGTCCATTCATACAGTTCCCTCAACAGGGCCAGAACCTCGACCATCGGATACATATCGCTGATTTCGAGTTTAGTTCCTCGGCTGCAGCGGGAACCTCACGGGCGGCGGCGTGACAACGAAGGTACCGGCCTCGAGGCGAACACCTTCGAGCTTTCCGGACCGTGCTCTGTGCGCCAGGCGCTTCAGGTTGAAGCCGAGCATCTGGCGAGCGCCCGCGAGCCAGGCCGCGCCGTCTCCTTGAACCCGAACGGAGGGGCGAGTTGCCAGTCGATGGCGAGGTCGTCCTGGATGGCGGTGAGCAGCGGCGCATAGGCGGCGCTGTACTTCGGATCGCTTTTCGGCGCGTTCATCTGATGATTATAGCAGAGGTCGAAGATGTCTTCCGGCGTTTGCGCCCGGAACGCTTCGGTGGCGACGAAATACAGGAAGAACGGAAGTGTGATGAAAAAAAGGATCGTGAGGGTGCGGTCGGCTTCCTTCCAGATCTTTCGCCACATGTTTGCCCCCGACGTTTGTTGGTCCAGGCTGGCCTAGAATGCGGGGGATTTTGCCTGCCGTCTAGTAGCGGCGTTTGCTGGCGCTGACGACGCGTATCGTGTCTGCTTGCGAGAGCGACCGGTGCTGCGGTTCCGCATGGTGCATGATCTAGGCGAGGTCCCGCGTGTCGTAGCCTGGGCCGCAGATGGGGCAGGGCTCGAACTATTTGCTTTCGTCCAGCACCAGTGCATCCGGGGTGCCGATGATGTCGAGATCGCTTTTGATCATGACTGCTTGATCAGCGTGGCGATCCTGTGTCATCGGCGGAGGATGAGCGCGCCAAGGCTGTGTATTTTGAGCGGCGGGATTGGCAGGCGGAATAGGGCGGGCATGCACGACATTTTTCCCTTGCCCGAAATCACCTATTCGCTGGTCATCGATACGCTCGGCATACATCTGGCGCTTGGCTACGGCATTCACGCGTACTGTGAGACGCAGGACTGCAGGCACAATGCCAGGGTGAACCTCGTTCGCTTGGGGCGGCGGGTAGGTCGCGACTACGAGCTGAGCAGCGAGAATCTGAAGAGGCATCTGGCGTGCGCGGCATGTCGGCGGGCCGGGCGCGACGCGAACAATGTGAGCTTTCGGCTCCATCCCTGTACGCTGCCCTATAGCGATGTCGCCAGCCGCCGCTCCTTCCTTTGCCGGGGAGCGCTAGTCGTCGCGGCTTGGACCGCCACGGCCGAGGCCCTTGTCGCCGCGTTCGACTTTGAAGTCATCGGCAGTGTCGGGTTTCTGATTTGGGCTGTCGTCGTTCCTGGTCGTGCTCTGGCCCTTGTCGCGTTGGCCGTAGATGTTGGGATCATCGGTGGGCGGGACCTCCGGCGCGGGCTTGTTTTCGGGCTGGGCGGCGGGGTCTTTGTCGGCGGGTGATGGGGACTGGTCGGGGGTACGCTGGCGCTCGCCGATGCGGTCGAGGAAGCTGCGTTGCGGGTCGTTTTTCGGGGCGGCGTCCTTGGCGGCCTGTTCGAAGCCGGCGGAGACGTCTTTGCCCTTCGGACTGCGTTCGCCGATGCGGTCGAGAAAGTTGCGCTCCGGCTCCTTTTTCGGGACGACGCCCTTGGCCGCCTGATCGAATTCGAAAGCGGAACGGTCGTTGCCTTGGCGCGCGATGCGCGCCTGGCCGTCGCGCTGCTGTTGTTGGGTCCGCGTTTGCTCCTGTCGTGCGGCGAGCTGCCGATCGGCAAGCTCCTTGCGCGCTTGATCGTGCTGCGCGGCGAGCGGCTTGATCTTGGTCTCGGTCATCGCTTTCAACTTGACCGCGAGTTCGCGGCGTTCGCGGACCTCCTTGGCGGCGACCTGATCGCGCATGATGTTGCCGTCAGACAGCACCTGGAATGCCCGCGTGACCATCGCCGGACGCTCCTCGCCGGCCTGGCCCCACCGATCGATTTCGCGGTTGTTGAGCCAGTAGCGGAGCCGGCCGAACGGCGTCTGCTGCGCTTTCTCGAATGCGTCGCGTTCCTTCTTCTGCTGTTTGTAGAGATCGGTCCAGTCGGCGCGCTGCACCTCCTTTTGCGTCTTGCGTAGCGTTTCGATCTCGTCGCGGGCTTTGCGCTCGAGTTCGTCGCGCTCGCGCTTTTGTGCCTCGGTCAGATCCTGCTGCTGGCGGCGCCGCTGTTCTTCCGCGGCGCGCTCGCGCTGTTTCTGCCAGCGGCGGTAGGCGGCGGTGTCATCGCTGTCCTTGTCTTTCATGAAGCGCCCCCTGCGGCGTTCCTCGTTGTTGTCGACGCGGCGTTGGATGCGGATCAGGCCCTGTGCCTTTTCGTAGGCTTCGGCCCATTCAGACAACACCAGATGGTCTTTGGAAAGGGGGGCGGCGAGTCCGGTCGCCGGATGGACGCGGTTGGCGATGATGTGGATGTGCGGGTGCGGTGTGTCGTTGTGGGCGATCAGCACCGCCTCGTGGCTGGCGAGGCCGAGCTTGTGCATCGAAGCAAAGGCTGCCTCGAGCATTTCTTCCTTGGTCGGCGTCTCGTCCGGCGCCCAGGCGAGGCTGTAGGAGTAGACCGAGTTGACGAGCTTGCGGCCGGTGGCGACCGCGCCGGCGGCGCGCTTGATCTCGTCCTGGCGCAGGGCGGTATAGGCC
Encoded here:
- a CDS encoding D-cysteine desulfhydrase family protein, with product MAHLPTPFERLDRLRDALGPHAPEIWIKRDDCTGLATGGNKTRKLEFLIGQALSEGADTVITVGAVQSNHVRQTAAAAARTGLRCEAILMTAVARNDVAYTSCGNILLDRLFGANIHSVEPAQVDVFASDLVERLKSAGRTPYLVPYGGSSAIGALGYVEAFCEIACENKGKPVAAIVHASSSGATQAGLSVGAEREGSDTRILGVNVLKPRVHDLHEDVRRQVRELAQILSVNEDSAANRVEMVDGYLGSAYGEPTPLMVEALTLAARTEGLVLDPVYSAKAFAGLLGEVRRGRFASDEKVIFLHTGGAVALHAYPDLFPSTESTAFS
- a CDS encoding helix-turn-helix transcriptional regulator, coding for MLIDQSECLAAGSARLGGRVEFDIMHARDLGAVSVLTLAYRSPRPQLLSFQHQPGLHVHFRLAGTGRYRVNGSDTINGGRTQLQVFYARNSWTKEVFERGGSNSLSVLFSVPAIRTQGFLKDHDLGPLDTLSNGFVHLHRALGPELARELSQATQMCDDGVDGLLKQARLLKALAESFSAIRRIDDVVAGTYRVRRADRERIADVRIYLERTLDADHKVELLAQRANMSASRFKGVFRAVTGQPVRSWLRQRRMEKAAELLAQNVTVAEVATAVGYAHFGHFARVFRDTYGLNPGDYRCGTKGTDDAGSHNYDL
- a CDS encoding amidohydrolase — translated: MLEGNLLNRDDLLELTVLRRDLHRHPELLYDLPRTSGKVADELSAIGCDEIRREFGETGVVATIRGSKGGGRMIGLRADMDALPISETTGAEWQSERQGLMHACGHDGHTSTLLGAARVLARHRDFEGTVVLIFQPAEEGGAGAKRMIDDGFLDAFPLNEVYGMHNLPGLDVGSFAITAGPAMASIDSISVTLKGRGGHAASPHLCDDVIVAMGALVQGLQTIVARRKEAIRPALLSLTSLSGGNAFNVMPEAVTVVGTSRCLDEGVRGLIEQRLRLMAESVAAAHEIAAEVVYERLYPVTVNELACTANAVRAASAVSGQGRVNAELPPTMAGEDFAFFLQHVPGAMIRSGNGPSKPLHNPGYDFNDAALEPGIAFWNALVADRLGGNA
- a CDS encoding relaxase/mobilization nuclease domain-containing protein; its protein translation is MLFTMTVNLPTDNPDKAFGWMAYTALRQDEIKRAAGAVATGRKLVNSVYSYSLAWAPDETPTKEEMLEAAFASMHKLGLASHEAVLIAHNDTPHPHIHIIANRVHPATGLAAPLSKDHLVLSEWAEAYEKAQGLIRIQRRVDNNEERRRGRFMKDKDSDDTAAYRRWQKQRERAAEEQRRRQQQDLTEAQKRERDELERKARDEIETLRKTQKEVQRADWTDLYKQQKKERDAFEKAQQTPFGRLRYWLNNREIDRWGQAGEERPAMVTRAFQVLSDGNIMRDQVAAKEVRERRELAVKLKAMTETKIKPLAAQHDQARKELADRQLAARQEQTRTQQQQRDGQARIARQGNDRSAFEFDQAAKGVVPKKEPERNFLDRIGERSPKGKDVSAGFEQAAKDAAPKNDPQRSFLDRIGERQRTPDQSPSPADKDPAAQPENKPAPEVPPTDDPNIYGQRDKGQSTTRNDDSPNQKPDTADDFKVERGDKGLGRGGPSRDD